One window of the Prinia subflava isolate CZ2003 ecotype Zambia chromosome 1, Cam_Psub_1.2, whole genome shotgun sequence genome contains the following:
- the LOC134559468 gene encoding patched domain-containing protein 3 has product MAGPREPAERCSCRRTDCLERPLRRLFEGLARAVAACPWPFVLLPLLLSGGLGAGFLLLPQRQANDIEGQFTPTGGPAKAERDFVRRHFPPDDSQRFSAPRLPTEGAYAALIAVATNGTSVLEPAAWAEVLLLNATVHDAAYERLCARSAGGCASPNPLLSRLGPAGPPAPGSLRFPVSDGVFLGAALGGVDAAGGRVRSARALKLLYYLREDGPEAHDSRQWLQGFLRDIPSKVADLRLGSVRVTYFTSLSRQQEFEENTKSVIPLFSITYFLTITFAVISCLRLSCIRNNIWLASCGVLSSGLAVLSSFGLMLFCGVPFVVTVANAPFLILGVGVDDMFIMIASWEQSLRKKEKSNVKALLAETYAEAALSVTITTLTDVLAFFIGTWTAFPSVRSFCLYTGTAFVFCYVYTMTFFGAVLVLNHRREQGNRHWLTCVRVDVGKDQAESSCLYNACCIGSCSRQPSQPEGEHPMSIFFKKYYGPFVTNKWIKLLMVLLYGAYLGGSIYGCTQIREGIDLRNLASDDSYVIPYYDDDEKYFSTYGPRIMVVISESVDYWNESVRLGIESCAQNLENISYVDKNHSESWLRVYTELAKGGLININNKTDFLNGLSRLFKILPSFEWDINKTQSEIEASRFFIQTVNVTSAVDEKNLVNQLREAAKQCSIPLKVYHPAFIYYDQYLVVVQNTVQNVVVAAGAMLVVSLLLIPSPLCCLWVTFAIASVIVGVAGFMAFWNVNLDSISMINLVICIGFSVDFSAHISYAFVTSGEASANKRAIEALSLLGYPVLQGAVSTILGVVVLAAANTYIFRTFFKIMFLVILFGALHGLVFIPVFLTFFGNFGRSPGTKSKKLELEKF; this is encoded by the exons ATGGCGGGGCCGCGGGAGCCCGCGGAGCGCTGCTCCTGCCGCCGCACCGACTGCCTGGAGCGGCCGCTGCGCCGCCTCTTCGAAGGGCTGGCGAGGGCCGTGGCCGCCTGCCCCTGGCCCTTcgtgctgctgccgctgctgctgtCGGGCGGGCTGGGCGCCggcttcctcctcctgccgcaGCGCCAGGCGAACGACATCGAGGGGCAGTTCACGCCGACGGGGGGGCCCGCCAAGGCCGAGCGCGACTTCGTGCGGCGGCACTTCCCCCCCGACGACTCGCAGCGCTTCTCCGCGCCGCGGCTGCCCACCGAGGGCGCCTACGCCGCCCTCATCGCCGTGGCCACGAACGGCACCTCGGTGCTGGAGCCGGCGGCGTGGGCCGAGGTGCTGCTCCTGAACGCCACCGTGCACGACGCCGCCTACGAGCGGCTCTGCGCCCGCAGCGCCGGCGGCTGCGCCAGCCCCAACCCGCTGCTGTCGCGGCTGGGCCCGGCGGGACCGCCCGCCCCGGGGAGCCTCCGCTTCCCCGTCAGCGACGGCGTCTTCCTGGGGGCCGCGCTGGGCGGCGTGGACGCGGCCGGCGGGCGGGTGCGCTCGGCGCGGGCGCTGAAGCTGCTCTATTACCTGCGGGAGGACGGCCCCGAGGCGCACGACAGCcggcagtggctgcagggcttCCTGCGGGACATCCCGTCCAAAGTGGCGGACCTGCGCCTCGGCTCCGTGCGG GTGACTTACTTTACCTCGCTGTCCAGACAACAGGAGTTTGAAGAAAATACCAAGAGTGTGATCCCGCTCTTCTCCATAACATATTTCCTGACAATAACCTTTGCGGTCATCTCTTGCCTAAG actGAGCTGTATAAGAAATAATATCTGGCTTGCAAGCTGTGGAGTGCTTTCTTCTGGCTTAGCTGTATTAAGCAGCTTTGGATTGATGCTCTTCTGTGGAGTGCCCTTTGTGGTCACTGTAGCAAATGCACCATTCCTGATTCTGG GGGTTGGCGTTGATGACATGTTCATCATGATTGCTTCCTGGGAACAaagtttaaggaaaaaagagaaatccaaTGTTAAAGCTTTGCTGGCTGAGACATACGCAGAGGCAGCACTTTCTGTGACCATCACCACTCTGACGGATGTTTTGGCCTTCTTCATTGGCACCTGGACTGCTTTTCCATCCGTGAGGTCTTTTTGCCTCTATACAGGCACAGCCTTTGTCTTCTGCTATGTATATACCATGACCTTCTTTGGGGCAGTTCTGGTATTAAATCACAGAAGGGAGCAAGGGAACCGACACTGGCTGACTTGTGTGCGTGTGGATGTAGGTAAAGATCAGGCTGAGAGCTCCTGCTTGTACAATGCTTGCTGTATTGGCAGCTGTTCTAGGCAGCCTTCTCAGCCAGAAGGTGAGCATCCAATGAGCatattctttaaaaagtattaCGGCCCTTTTGTTACAAATAAATGGATCAAGCTGCTCATGGTGCTGCTGTACGGAGCATATTTGGGTGGCAGCATTTATGGGTGTACTCAGATCAGGGAAGGCATCGATCTCCGAAATCTGGCAAGTGATGACTCCTACGTTATTCCCTACTATGATGATGATGAGAAATACTTCTCCACGTATGGACCCAGGATCATGGTTGTCATTAGTGAGAGTGTAGATTACTGGAATGAGTCGGTGCGTCTTGGCATTGAGAGCTGTGCACAGAATTTAGAGAACATTTCCTATGTAGATAAGAACCACTCAGAGTCATGGCTGAGAGTATACACAGAACTTGCCAAAGGGGGGTTGATAAATATAAACAATAAGACTGACTTCTTAAATGGCTTAAGCAGACTGTTCAAAATTCTTCCCAGTTTTGAGTGGGACATAAACAAGACTCAGAGTGAAATAGAAGCTTCACGTTTCTTCATCCAGACAGTGAACGTGACATCAGCCGTGGATGAGAAGAATCTCGTCAATCAGTTAAGAGAGGCAGCCAAGCAGTGCAGCATTCCACTGAAGGTGTATCACCCAGCCTTCATCTACTACGACCAGTACCTGGTGGTAGTGCAGAACACAGTTCAGAACGTTGTCGTTGCCGCCGGGGCCATGCTCGTGGTCTCCCTTCTGCTCATTCCCAGCCCgctgtgctgcctctgggtGACTTTTGCTATCGCCTCTGTTATAGTTGGCGTTGCTGGTTTCATGGCCTTCTGGAACGTCAATCTGGACTCCATATCCATGATCAACCTGGTCATTTGCATTGGGTTTTCAGTGGATTTTTCTGCTCATATTTCCTATGCCTTTGTGACCAGTGGAGAGGCATCAGCCAATAAAAGGGCAATTGAAGCTCTGTCCCTGCTAGGTTACCCAGTACTACAAGGTGCAGTTTCTACGATATTAGGAGTAGTTGTCCTGGCTGCAGCAAACACCTACATCTTTAGGACATTCTTCAAGATCATGTTCCTTGTAATTTTGTTTGGGGCTCTTCATGGTCTTGTTTTTATTCCAgtgtttttaacattttttggAAACTTTGGCAGATCACCTGGTACCAAATCTAAAAAACTTGAGCTTGAgaaattttaa